The following proteins are encoded in a genomic region of Candidatus Cloacimonadota bacterium:
- a CDS encoding nitroreductase family protein, which translates to MDARTFDYLYYKTHGYTDEQIRQESGMSEEELELMEKAMRPILAEIEAERPKAKNIGPEFVKLTRYVYADKSDQQLGISRPDAIKARSGELVALPAVGTLDFRQLSLQDAISKRRSLREFSEESLSAEELSFLLYCSSWARDFRSNERMEITFRNVPSAGSRHPIECFLDIHRVNGIKSGLYYYHPIKHCLILLQEGSDVHQKIFEGCLRQEMVAKAAVN; encoded by the coding sequence ATGGACGCCAGAACTTTTGATTATTTGTACTACAAAACTCACGGATACACCGACGAACAAATCCGCCAGGAAAGTGGCATGAGTGAAGAGGAGCTGGAATTGATGGAAAAAGCCATGCGACCTATTTTAGCGGAGATTGAAGCTGAACGCCCAAAAGCAAAAAACATAGGTCCAGAATTTGTAAAGCTTACTCGATATGTTTATGCCGATAAAAGCGATCAACAGCTTGGAATAAGCCGCCCAGACGCTATTAAAGCCCGCAGCGGTGAACTGGTTGCCTTACCCGCAGTGGGCACCTTAGATTTTCGCCAACTCAGCTTACAGGATGCCATCTCCAAACGGCGTAGTTTGCGTGAATTTAGTGAAGAATCGCTTAGTGCGGAGGAGCTTTCCTTTTTACTCTATTGTAGCAGTTGGGCGCGTGATTTCCGCAGTAATGAACGGATGGAAATTACTTTTCGAAATGTACCTTCTGCCGGCAGCCGCCATCCCATCGAGTGCTTTCTGGATATCCACCGGGTAAATGGCATTAAGAGCGGTTTGTATTATTACCACCCTATCAAACACTGCCTCATCCTACTTCAAGAGGGTTCGGACGTTCACCAAAAGATATTTGAAGGTTGTTTACGCCAAGAAATGGTGGCTAAGGCTGCAGTAAACTT